The sequence TCGTCGGCGACCGCCGGAAGCTTCGCGTTCCCGTGCAGCCAGTGCCCCAGCTCCGCGAGCCGCCCGGCGACGTCCGAGGGACTTCGTCCCGTGGCCAGGGCCGCGCGCAGGATGTGGGCCACCGACAGCCCGACGACCGTGTTCTTCACCAACCAGGGTCTGCGGCCGTCCAGTTGCTCGCTGAGGATGGTGAGGTCGTCGGCCTCCGGGGAGTCGGGGACGACCGATCGGACGCAGCCCAGTTCCTCCAGCCGGGCGGCGATCTCCACCGGAGGGCGCCCCAGCTCCTGTGCGACAGCGAGAATGTGCCCGAGAGGTGGTTCCCAGTACAGCCAGCGCGCCCCGTGTTCTCCGGAGGACCTGAGGAGCAGTTCGTCCAAGGGGTCAGGGGTGAACGGCAGCCGGATGCCGAGGGCCACGAGCCGCATCGCGGCGGCGTACGGACTGCACGCCAACTCCCTTGCCGATCCCAGCACTTGGTGCGCCCGTATCTCGTCGCCCCAGTCGAGCCACTTCCCGTGGCTGCCGCGGCCGGTGCTGATCAGTACCGGGTCGCCGCGATGGGGGGACTCGGGCAGCGGCCGGTCACCGCCACCGAGCCGGTAGCCGAGAGCGGTCAGGCGTCGTGCGACGTCGGCGGGGCCCCGGTCGGCCTGTCCCGCCGATTCGAGTACCTGGCGCAGGGACACCGGCCTGTCCACATCGAGCCAGGTGACTCCGTACTCCGCGCTCGTGTCCCTGATCAGCGGTACGTCGTCCGGGTCGACGGCGTCCGGCAGGGGAGCTTCGGGGTGCTGGATGTCGGTGTGTCCCAGGGCGGTCAGCCGTGTCACGACAGCCGTGGGCTTGCATCTCAGCACGGCGGCCGCGTGCAGCACATGCCCGTACGGCACCTGTTCGTCAGGGCTCAACCAGGGGACGCGGCCATTGAGTTGCCGACTGGCGACCCGGAGGTCGTCCGGGTCCTGGGACTCGGGTGCGCGGTACATCGTGCGGCCTTTCTACGGCGGTGGACAGGACGGCGGGACGAGACAGAGGAGAGGAGGTGGGGTCGGCTGCCGCGGTCACTCGCCGACCGCGATGTATCTCCCGTGCTCCTGCCCCCATTCCTCATCGCCGCCGTCGTCCTCCTGCCGGGCGGTCAGGTCCACCCGGACGCCCTTCGGCTCCAGCTCCGTCCAGAGCCGCAGCATCATGGCGTGGCTGAGGAAGTGGTGGGAGAGGTCCAGTTCCCGCAGGTGGGTGAGCGGCTGGCCCTGCAACAGGGATGCCGCGCCTTCGTCGGTGAGCATGCCCAGTGCCAGACTCAGAGACGTGAGCCGGGGCACGACGGGCGCGGAGGCCAGGGCGGCGGCCAGCTCGTCCTGGATCGGACTGTTCTGCAGCCCGAGGTGACGCAGCGCGGGCTTCCTCTCACCCCTGAGCAGGGGAGCCAGGTCCTCGGCCGTCGTCCCACCGCCGTAGTTGTCGTCGCCCAGCCAGAGGTCCAGGCGCTGGAGCGAAGGCAGATCGGCAGCGGCGATCTGCGCCGCCGCCTCAGGGGGCAGCCCGCCGGACTCGACGCGCAGCGTACGGAGTTGCGCGTGGCCCGTCTCGGGAAACTCCAGGCCCTCTCCACCGCGCAGGGCCAGCTCCCGAAGGCCGGGGAACGCCTCCAGGACGGGCGCGACCGACCCCAGGAAGATGCTGGAGATCATCGCCTGCTCGTCCTCCAGATCCCCGAGGAAGAGCGCTTCGAGCCCCGTCAGCCGGGACCGGAGGCCGAGCAGGGCGTCGTCGGAGAGACCGCCGTCACCGTCGTACCAGGGTTGGCCGAATACCAGTGCCCGCACCTTCTCCAGCTCCACCGACTCGGTGAAGCGCTCCCAGTAGACATTCACACGCGTCCCGTAGTCGGCCTCGCGAGACAACTCCCCACACTCAAGGCGCCAGGCGACCGAACCCGGGTCGGGCAGATCCGCCGGATCCACGTACGGCGAGAACGTGTGGGCCGGCAGTCCGTAGAACTGCTCGACGTGGTGCACATACGACAAGACGTGGCTCCAGTCACTCCGAACCCGGCAACGGTTCACTGTGTTCTATCAGCCACCTCTGACAACCTTCTCCGGCAACCACCTCTCACCACCACCTTCGGCGACCGCATGTGACAACCACCCCGGAAGGCCATCCCGGAAACCAGGTAAAGTTGCGGCCGTGCTTGGGAAATAGGCACGCGTCCTCCATGACCTTCACACGTTCCACGTGAGGCTCATGCGAGTGTTCCGTCGCACCCAAGCCGCTGTAAGGAAGACCGTGCCGTGAGTCAGGAATCCCCTCACCCACTCCCCCGCAACACCTCTCGTTCCGCCGTCTCACCGCAGACGGGTGAGACGCTGGGGCAGCGCAACCGACGTCTGGCACACATCGGTGTCGCCCACGCTCAGCGAGTACTGACCGACCGTTACCACCTCGCCTCACAGCAGGAGGCGTTCGAACTGCTGCGTCAGACCTCACAGCAGTTCAACATCAAGCTCCACACACTGGCCGATGCCGTACTGCACACCGCGGGCCCCGACACGGGCGCCGAGCTGTGGTTCCCCCACCGCACCCGCTACAGTCCGCCGCCGCTCCCGAACCTGGCCGTGGACGAGTCGAGCCGTACCAGCCACGGAGCGGTGCTGAACAGCGCGATGCGGCGCGTACTGCACGTCGCCGAGACCACCATGGGCAATGTGCAGCTGTCGGAGCAGGGGATGCTGCGTCTGGAGAAACACACCGGGCTGAACCAGGAGTTCACCGAGTTCTTCGCCTTCGTTCGGGATTCCACGACGTCCTGCGCGAAGGCCGCCGAACAGGGCCAGCAGATCACGGTGAAGGACGTGGCGGTCGCGGACATCTTCGACGACCAGTCCCGGCACACGATCCTGCAGGCGGGCAGCCGGGCCACCCACAGCCTGCCGCTGGTCAGCCGCGGGAGCCGGGTCGTGGGCATCATCTCGACCCATCACGAACTGCCCCTGACCGACTTCTCCCGTGCGCGGCTCGCCGCCTTGGAATCCGTCGGCACACAAGTGGGCCGCTGGCTGCTCTGGCACCGGCACACCATGGTCCTGGACGCCCTGGAACACCTCCATGCCGCCGCGACCGCCACCGCTCGGGGCGACCAGCCGGATTGACCGGACCGACTGAACCGACCCGCGCACCTGCCGCCCTGCCGACCCGCGGTCATGTCAGCCCGGCGACCAGTTCGTCCAGGCTGTCCGACCGCAGGTCGAAGGTGTCGGTCGCGTTCGGTGGGTCCCCGACCGGTCGCCGGACATAGGCGGTTCGCATTCCCACCGCCTGTGCTCCGCGGAGATCCCACGCGTGGGCGGCGACCATCAGCACACGCTCCGCCGGACAGCCCGCCGCGTCGAGCGCGAGCCGGTAGACCTCCGGTGCGGGCTTGCAGGCCCGGGCATCCTCCGCCGACAGGGCCTGGTGCCAGCGCAGTCCGGCGTACGCGTTGAGGCGGAGCAGAGTCGCGCGGCCCGCGTTGGAGAGTCCCAGTACGGGAAAGCGACGCGCGAGGCGCGCGAGTCCGGCGAGGGAGTCTTCCCAGGGCTTCGAGCGTCGGCTCGCGGTGGCCAGTCGCTCGAAGGCCGCGGGGTCGGTGAGCCCGAGCCGGTCGGCAACGCGTCGAGCGGCCTCACGGTCGATGATCTCGCTGTTGGCGTACGCCCGGTCCTTCTCCGCGATGCGCCGCTGCTCGTGCTCGACGTGCTCCTGCCATACGGCGAGCAGTTGGTCGACCGTGACGTCATCGACCGTCACGTCGTCGACCGTCATGTCTCCGACCGCGGACGCCGCCTCGCGGATGGCCGCCCGAATTCCGCCGGGCTCGTCGACCATCGTCCCGAGGACGTCGAAGACGACAACCTCGATGTCGTATGCCTCAGCCATCTGCTGCCCCCATCTACTGCCTCTGTCATCTGCGCTCCCGGTTTTCGAGGATTGTCGTCCGGCATTTCGTCACCGGTCAAGCCAGTGACGTACGCCTCGGCGAGCAAAGAACATGTTCGTGACGAACTTGTTTGCTACGAACATGTTCGTTACGCTTGAAGCATGACAGAGCGCCCCAGGACATCGACCAGCAGGCGGGAGCGTCCGGCGAAACCGGCGCTGACCCGCGACGGGATCGTCGCGACGGCAGTCGCCCTGATGCGGGCGGAGGGTCTGGAGAAGGTCACCATGCGGCGCCTTGCGCAGGAGTTGGACACCGGCCCGGCCTCGCTGTACGTGTACGTGGCCAACACCGCCGAACTGCACGCGGCCGTACTGGACGAGCTGCTCGGAGAGGTCGAGCTGAACCCCGCCGAGGTGGACAAGGGCGCAGGCGGGGGCGACTGGGCCGCGAGGCTCGTGCGGGTGCTCACCTCCTACACCGGCGTCCTGTTCGAGCACCCGGGCCTGGCCCGCTCGGCCCTGACCGCACGCCCCAGCGGCGAGCACTACCTGCGACTGCTGGAACGGCTGCTGGCGATCCTGGACGAGGGTGGCGTTCCGCGTACGCAGGCCGCCTGGGGCGTGGACGTACTGCTGCAGTTCGCCACCGCCACGGCCGCCGAGCACTCGACCCGCTCCCAGTCCCCCGACACCGCGGACGAGTGGGACGCGCTGACCCGCGCCGTCCACGGTGCCCCCGCGCGAACCCACCCCCACCTGCACACCCTGGCGGGAAGCCTCCTGTCCGGGTCACCCGAGGACCGCATGGCGTGGTGCTTCCGGATGCTCATCAACGGCATCACCCACACCCCCACCCCGACATCGGACACCGACCGCGCCGACAGCGCCGACAGCTGAGGTCCCCACCTCCTCGGCCCCGAGCACAAGGAGCAGCCATGACCGACACCATCCCCACCCGCCCCACCCGCCCCACCCCGCACCACCCGATCGCGATCATCGGCGGCGGCCTCGGCGGTCTCACTCTGGCCCGGGTGCTGCACGTCGGCGGCATCGAGGCGGCCGTCTTCGATCTGGAGGCCTCCGCCACGGTCCGCGGCCAGGGCGGCATGCTCGACATCCACGAGGGATCCGGCCAGGCCGCGCTTCGGACCGCCGGCCTGTACGAGGAGTTCCGCGCCCTGATCCATCCCGGTGGTGAGGCGATGCGCCTGGTCGACCCGCAGGGCACGGTGCGTCTGGCGGAGGCGGACGACGGCAGTGGCGCCCGCCCCGAAGTGGACCGCGGGCAGTTGCGCGACCTGCTGCTGAACTCGCTTCCGGCGGACACGATCCGCTGGGGGAAGCGGGCGACCGGCGCCCGGGCGCTGGGCAGCGGCCGTCACGAGGTGGCCTTCGCGGACGGCACGACGATCACCACCGACCTGCTCGTCGGCGCGGACGGCGCCTGGTCGCGCATCCGCCCCCTCGTCTCGGACGCCCTGCCCGCCTACACGGGGATCTCCTTCATCGAGACCGATCTGCACCAGGCCGCAACCCGCCACCCGGCCTGCGCGCAGCTGATCGGCAGTGGGTTCTTCATGTGCCTCGGCGACCACAAGGCCTTCCTCGCCCACAACGAGGCCGACGGCAGCATTCACGTCTACACCGCGCTCAAGACGGCCGAGAGCTGGCTCGACAGCATCGACTTCACCGACCCGGAGGCGACGAAGAAGGCAGTCCTCACCCACTTCGACGGCTGGCACGAGGACCTGCGCGCGCTGGTCGCCGACGCGGACGAGCCCCCGGTGCCGCGCCGTATCCACGCCCTGCCGGTGGGCCACCGCTGGGACCACCGCACCGGCGTCACCCTGCTGGGCGATGCCGCGCACCTGATGTCCCCCTTCGCGGGTGAGGGCGCCAACCTCGCCATGCTCGACGGCGCCCGGCTCGGCCAGGAGATCACCGACCGGGCCGGCGACACCGAGTCCGCCCTCGGCGCGTACGAGGAGGAACTGTTCCCCCGCAGCGAGGCGTCCGCAGTCGAGTCGGCCGCTGGCCTGGAGCTGATGTTCGGCGACAACGCCTTGCAGGGCCTGCTCGACCAGTTCGCCTCACACCCGCACGCCGCAGGCTGAGGTCGCCGCGCGGCTCGCGGCGCGGCTCACGGCCCGGCTCAGGCGACCGGCCCTGCGGGCTCCGTGGGCCCCATGGGCTCTGTGGGCTCTGTGGGCTCCGTAGGCTCCGTAGGCTGCGTGGGCTGCGTGGGCTGCGTGGGCTGCGTGGGCTGCGTGGGCTCCTGGCGTTCCTGCTCCCCCGCCGCCTCGGCGCGGCGCAACCCGCTGTAGCGTTCCCACAGTTCAGGTCGCGTATCGTCCATGTACCAGGCACGCAGGAAGAGTTCCAGGAAGGCGCTCTCCGTCTCGTCGCCGCCGCGGCGGTAGAACTCGGGGTCCGACTCGACCCATGCGGCCACCGGACGCCACCCGGCCGGATCCTCGGACACGGTCACCCGGAAAACGGCACCGCCGGTCCAACTCCGGTGCAGCAGCAGCTGGTCGCCCTCCAGATACGCGTCCCACTTCTCGTCCATGTTCAGTGACCGCACGCCGTGCCGCACGCGCTGCCACTGCCCGGGCGTCCACACCAGCTTCGGGGCCGGAATGCTCTCGGGCCTGCGCAACGGTGTCACGCCATCGCCCAGTGCGGTACGGGTGAGGTCCTCGCCCAGTTCGCCTTCCGCGACCCACTCCGGCAGCGCCTCGGTCGCGGCCCGCCACGCGGCGGGGATGCCCTCCGTGCCCACGCGCGCGGCGATGATCCCACCGACGATCGCGCACGTGGTGTCCACGTCCCCGCCCACCGACGCGCACGCCCACAACGCCTCCTCGAAGTCCTCCAGGTGCCGGGCCGCGCACCACAGGGCGAAGGGCACCGTGTCCGCCGCGCTCACCCGCCGCCCGTTGCCCAGCCGATGCGCCGCGTAGTCGGCATGCGGCTGGCTCAGCAGCTCCCGCGCCTCGGCCACGCCCGACCGGATCCGGCCCTCCGGTGTCAGTTCCTCCACCGTGGCCAGCAACTGGGCCCCGGTCACCGGCCGTACCCGCCCGCGCGCCGCACAGGCCGCGGCCACCGCGATCGCGACGGCTCCGGCCACGGCCTCCGGGTGCGTGTGCGTCACCCGCGCCTGCCGGCCTGCCTGCGCGGCAGCCTCGGCCGGGTCCACGGCGAACCAGGCCCCCAGGGGCGCCACCCGCATCGCGGCCCCGTTGCCCCACGACCCCTGACCGTCGAACAGTCCCGCGGCCAGTTCCTGCCAGCTTCCGCCCTCCCGGACCAGGCGCAGCAGCCGGTTCATCGCCGGGCCGTAACCGCGGTCGAAGTCGTGCCTGCGGGCGAAACTCTGCGCGAGGTCGTACTGGTCCACGCTGCCGCGCAGGCGCAGTACCTCGAAGACCGAGCAGGCCATCTCCGTGTCGTCCGTCCACGGCCACTCCGCGGCGGCCAACCGGCGCTCCCGCAGGCCGGGGAGATTCTCCGGCACGAAGAACTGGGCCCCGAAGGCGTCACCCACCGCCAGACCGCGCAGGGCATCACGGGCGGCGGAGCGGTGACCGAAGGATCCGGACAGACCGGAGAGACCGGGGGCGGAAAGATCGGAGCGATCGGAGATGGACGACGAAGCGGCGGAAGCTGCGGAAGCGGACGAAGTGGCGGAACGGGCGGCGGAAGGGTCGAGGAAGGGGAGATCGGTGGACATCCGGCTCATCCTGCCAAGTACGCCTGCCGCGGCGCCACATCCATTGCCGGCGCCGCGCGAGGTTAACTCCCCGAAAACTCATCGGACGAGACGGTGAAAATCTTCGTAGTTGTCATTGACATGTCAGCGTCTACGCGCGTCATCATGGGAGGCATGAGATTCCCCCCACGGATCACTCGCATCGGCGCCGCAGCCGCCGTTCTGTCCGCTCTTCTCGTCGGCGGCACCGCGACCGCCGACGCCGCGGGCACGTCCGCCTCGGCGGTCGGCAGCATCTGCTACGGCAGTCTGCCGTCCCAGGCACACGACACGCTGGACCTGATCGAGCAGGGCGGTCCTTACCCCTACTCGCAGGACGGCAGCGTCTTCCAGAACCGGGAAGGCATCCTGCCCGGCCAGTCGACCGGCTACTACCACGAGTACACGGTGATCACGCCCGGCTCCTCCACGCGCGGTGCCCGTCGCATCGTCACCGGTGAGAAAGTCCGGGAGGACTACTACACGTCCGACCACTACGCCTCGTTCAGGCTGGTCAACTACAGCTGCTGACCCCGGATCCACCTTCGTACGAGAACCCTCGCCCCGCGGACCCCCCACACCCATCGGCCGCGGGGCGAGGTGCGTCCGGCAGCGCACCACGGGGCCCCCGTCGCCCGGCCCTCCCCACCCTGTCCATGGCGGGTGAGGCGGAGGTCACCGGAGTCACGAGGGCAAGGTCACAGGCCTGGCCTCTGCTGTGACTCAAGGAATCTGCCCTAGCATCCGAGCATGACGGTCCTGCCCAACGACGGGCTCTCGCTGGCCGCCGAGTTTCCTTCCGCGACACATGAACAGTGGCGACGCCTCGTGGCGGGCGTGCTGAGCAAGTCGGGCAAGGTTGTCTCGGACGAGACGGCGGAGACAGCCCTGTCCACCGCGCTGGAGGACGGGCTCACCACCCGTCCTCTGTACACGGCGCACGACGACGCTCCCGATCCCGGCTTCCCCGGCTTCGCGCCCTTCGTACGAGGCGCCCGGCCCGACGGGAACACCGTCGGCGGCTGGGGCGTACGCCAGCGGCACACGACGGCCGACGGCGCCGCGGTCCTCGCGGACCTGGAGAACGGCGTCTCCTCGCTCTGGCTGGTCGTCGGCGAGGGCGGTTTCCCCGTGTCGTCGCTCGCCCAGGTCCTGGAAGGTGTCTACCTCGACCTGGCACCCGTCGTCCTCGACGCGGGACGCGACGTCGAGCCGGCCGCGCGGGAGCTGCTGCGGCTGTACGAGGAGCGGGGAGTCGCCAAGGACGCGGTACGCGGCAGTCTCGGCGCGGACCCGCTGGGCCACGAGGCGCGCAGCGGCGAGGCGTTGGACTTCGCACCGGCCGCCGCTCTCGCACAGCGGTGCGCCGAGGAGTACCCGGGGCTGCGGGCCCTGACCGTGGACGCGTTGCCGTACCACGAGGCGGGCGGCTCCGCCGCGCAGGAGCTGGGCGCTTCCCTGGCGACCGGTGTCGCGTATCTGCGGGAGCTGACCGAGGCGGGACTCTCCGCCGAACAGGCCTGCGGACAGCTGGAGTTCCGATACGCGGCCACCGCCGACCAGTTCCTCACCATCGCCAAGCTGCGCGCCGCCCGCCGGCTCTGGGCGCGGGTCGCCGAGGTGTGCGGGGCGCCGGCGGCGGGGGCACAGGTGCAGCACGCCGTGACCTCGCCGGTGATGATGTCGCGCCGCGATCCGTGGGTGAACATGCTGCGCACGACCATCGCCACGCTCGCCGCCG is a genomic window of Streptomyces sp. NBC_00414 containing:
- a CDS encoding wHTH domain-containing protein, with the protein product MYRAPESQDPDDLRVASRQLNGRVPWLSPDEQVPYGHVLHAAAVLRCKPTAVVTRLTALGHTDIQHPEAPLPDAVDPDDVPLIRDTSAEYGVTWLDVDRPVSLRQVLESAGQADRGPADVARRLTALGYRLGGGDRPLPESPHRGDPVLISTGRGSHGKWLDWGDEIRAHQVLGSARELACSPYAAAMRLVALGIRLPFTPDPLDELLLRSSGEHGARWLYWEPPLGHILAVAQELGRPPVEIAARLEELGCVRSVVPDSPEADDLTILSEQLDGRRPWLVKNTVVGLSVAHILRAALATGRSPSDVAGRLAELGHWLHGNAKLPAVADEADIRLLATVDRSFLDDVHLEHVLRSASLTGRSPADVASRLTALGHRLPDDVTYPQVRGSLT
- a CDS encoding GAF and ANTAR domain-containing protein, with translation MSQESPHPLPRNTSRSAVSPQTGETLGQRNRRLAHIGVAHAQRVLTDRYHLASQQEAFELLRQTSQQFNIKLHTLADAVLHTAGPDTGAELWFPHRTRYSPPPLPNLAVDESSRTSHGAVLNSAMRRVLHVAETTMGNVQLSEQGMLRLEKHTGLNQEFTEFFAFVRDSTTSCAKAAEQGQQITVKDVAVADIFDDQSRHTILQAGSRATHSLPLVSRGSRVVGIISTHHELPLTDFSRARLAALESVGTQVGRWLLWHRHTMVLDALEHLHAAATATARGDQPD
- a CDS encoding STM4015 family protein, which gives rise to MHHVEQFYGLPAHTFSPYVDPADLPDPGSVAWRLECGELSREADYGTRVNVYWERFTESVELEKVRALVFGQPWYDGDGGLSDDALLGLRSRLTGLEALFLGDLEDEQAMISSIFLGSVAPVLEAFPGLRELALRGGEGLEFPETGHAQLRTLRVESGGLPPEAAAQIAAADLPSLQRLDLWLGDDNYGGGTTAEDLAPLLRGERKPALRHLGLQNSPIQDELAAALASAPVVPRLTSLSLALGMLTDEGAASLLQGQPLTHLRELDLSHHFLSHAMMLRLWTELEPKGVRVDLTARQEDDGGDEEWGQEHGRYIAVGE
- a CDS encoding FAD-dependent oxidoreductase, whose amino-acid sequence is MTDTIPTRPTRPTPHHPIAIIGGGLGGLTLARVLHVGGIEAAVFDLEASATVRGQGGMLDIHEGSGQAALRTAGLYEEFRALIHPGGEAMRLVDPQGTVRLAEADDGSGARPEVDRGQLRDLLLNSLPADTIRWGKRATGARALGSGRHEVAFADGTTITTDLLVGADGAWSRIRPLVSDALPAYTGISFIETDLHQAATRHPACAQLIGSGFFMCLGDHKAFLAHNEADGSIHVYTALKTAESWLDSIDFTDPEATKKAVLTHFDGWHEDLRALVADADEPPVPRRIHALPVGHRWDHRTGVTLLGDAAHLMSPFAGEGANLAMLDGARLGQEITDRAGDTESALGAYEEELFPRSEASAVESAAGLELMFGDNALQGLLDQFASHPHAAG
- a CDS encoding ribonuclease domain-containing protein, with amino-acid sequence MRFPPRITRIGAAAAVLSALLVGGTATADAAGTSASAVGSICYGSLPSQAHDTLDLIEQGGPYPYSQDGSVFQNREGILPGQSTGYYHEYTVITPGSSTRGARRIVTGEKVREDYYTSDHYASFRLVNYSC
- a CDS encoding TetR/AcrR family transcriptional regulator, whose amino-acid sequence is MTERPRTSTSRRERPAKPALTRDGIVATAVALMRAEGLEKVTMRRLAQELDTGPASLYVYVANTAELHAAVLDELLGEVELNPAEVDKGAGGGDWAARLVRVLTSYTGVLFEHPGLARSALTARPSGEHYLRLLERLLAILDEGGVPRTQAAWGVDVLLQFATATAAEHSTRSQSPDTADEWDALTRAVHGAPARTHPHLHTLAGSLLSGSPEDRMAWCFRMLINGITHTPTPTSDTDRADSADS
- a CDS encoding ADP-ribosylglycohydrolase family protein, translating into MSTDLPFLDPSAARSATSSASAASAASSSISDRSDLSAPGLSGLSGSFGHRSAARDALRGLAVGDAFGAQFFVPENLPGLRERRLAAAEWPWTDDTEMACSVFEVLRLRGSVDQYDLAQSFARRHDFDRGYGPAMNRLLRLVREGGSWQELAAGLFDGQGSWGNGAAMRVAPLGAWFAVDPAEAAAQAGRQARVTHTHPEAVAGAVAIAVAAACAARGRVRPVTGAQLLATVEELTPEGRIRSGVAEARELLSQPHADYAAHRLGNGRRVSAADTVPFALWCAARHLEDFEEALWACASVGGDVDTTCAIVGGIIAARVGTEGIPAAWRAATEALPEWVAEGELGEDLTRTALGDGVTPLRRPESIPAPKLVWTPGQWQRVRHGVRSLNMDEKWDAYLEGDQLLLHRSWTGGAVFRVTVSEDPAGWRPVAAWVESDPEFYRRGGDETESAFLELFLRAWYMDDTRPELWERYSGLRRAEAAGEQERQEPTQPTQPTQPTQPTQPTEPTEPTEPTEPMGPTEPAGPVA
- a CDS encoding methylmalonyl-CoA mutase family protein: MTVLPNDGLSLAAEFPSATHEQWRRLVAGVLSKSGKVVSDETAETALSTALEDGLTTRPLYTAHDDAPDPGFPGFAPFVRGARPDGNTVGGWGVRQRHTTADGAAVLADLENGVSSLWLVVGEGGFPVSSLAQVLEGVYLDLAPVVLDAGRDVEPAARELLRLYEERGVAKDAVRGSLGADPLGHEARSGEALDFAPAAALAQRCAEEYPGLRALTVDALPYHEAGGSAAQELGASLATGVAYLRELTEAGLSAEQACGQLEFRYAATADQFLTIAKLRAARRLWARVAEVCGAPAAGAQVQHAVTSPVMMSRRDPWVNMLRTTIATLAAGVGGADAVTVLPFDHALGLPDAFARRIARNTSTILVEESHLARVIDPAGGSWYVERLTDELAHAGWEFFQHIEGLGGQAAALRSSRLGQDLAETWAARSAKLAERREPITGVSEFPNLTERVPERRPVPEPSSGGLPRVRRDEAYEVLRARSDAHLAATGTRPRVYLATIGPAAAHTARTSFVSNLFQAGGIEPVTEGSFEDSGATEACLCSSDALYEEQAASTARALRAAGARHVFLAGRPGQYTDVDAYVFAGCDAVAVLSATLDRMGVS
- a CDS encoding haloacid dehalogenase type II, whose amino-acid sequence is MAEAYDIEVVVFDVLGTMVDEPGGIRAAIREAASAVGDMTVDDVTVDDVTVDQLLAVWQEHVEHEQRRIAEKDRAYANSEIIDREAARRVADRLGLTDPAAFERLATASRRSKPWEDSLAGLARLARRFPVLGLSNAGRATLLRLNAYAGLRWHQALSAEDARACKPAPEVYRLALDAAGCPAERVLMVAAHAWDLRGAQAVGMRTAYVRRPVGDPPNATDTFDLRSDSLDELVAGLT